One window of Cyanobacteriota bacterium genomic DNA carries:
- a CDS encoding amino-acid N-acetyltransferase, with amino-acid sequence MNVTDLRGILTYIPQFREKTFVIAMDGIIAAHENFTNIVLDLAVL; translated from the coding sequence ATGAACGTCACCGATCTCCGTGGCATCCTCACCTACATCCCGCAGTTCCGTGAAAAAACCTTTGTCATCGCAATGGACGGTATCATTGCCGCACATGAAAACTTCACCAATATCGTCCTCGATTTAGCCGTCCT